TGACCCGCCTTCGACACCCACGCCTGCTCACAGTACAGCACCCCCTGGAGGAGTCACGGTGAATAatgcgcccacacacacacacacacacacacacacatacacttcttCACCCCCTCACTGCCCAGCACCCCCCTGGAGGGGTAGCACAGTCTATTTTCTGATTAAAGAGACCAAGTTGCTCTGAGACTGCTTTCCCACCCTGACTACTGTGCTGCCAAACAGGATCAAAAAGGCCGGAGTCGTTTTTGTGGATATGGTCCCTGAATAATACATGAGTCTGGATGCAAAGTAAGaatgactctctccctctctttcgctctctttctcagtgACTGCCTGGCATTCTGTACAGAGCCGGTGTTTGCCAGCCTGGCCAATGTTCTGGGTCAGTGGGAGAACCTGCCCAGCCCGGTTCCTACAGAGATCAAAGAGTACAAACTGTATGACGTGGAGACCAAGTATGGCCTACTGCAGGTGAGACTCCACCCTCTCACCCACATGTAGAAAGAGTCCACCAATCACAAACAATGCTGCCTGTCACACTCATACCACAAAACACTGATCCTTTACACTGTATGTGGCCCACAGGAAATGATATGAATTGTACACAGAACATACTCTTTACCCAACACAGATGCTGctaaccagagtgacttacatggctGACATTCTGAATATAATCCTTTaagcagctggatatttactgaggaaattctggcAAGtttcttgcccaagggtacaacagcagtggcctccCGGGGAGTTGAACCATTAAATCTGCAACCTTAgggttaaaagccctgctccttacggCTATACCGCACCGCTGCACTTGGATAATGTTGGAGTGTATTACTGAGGCATCTCGCTCAGCTGAGAGCGCAGGTGTTTTATCCATTAAAGGCTGTGAGCTGTTTTTAAGTCTCATTTAAAATTCATCACACCATGCCACGGTGTGGAGTCGCAGTCTTCAGGGCTCCTGTGGAGCTGTTGAAAGGAAATTTGTGTCTGGTGGTATGGGGCTTTTTGagtgctttctctgtctctctgtcattgtTCTGGTTATACATCATAGAGGGCTAATGTCTGACTCTGCGTcactcctctgtctttctctctcgttGGCAGATCTCTGAGGGCCTGGCCTTCCTCCACAGCGGGGTAAAGATGGTCCATGGGAACCTGTGTCTGGAGAACATCATCATCAATAAGAGCGGCTCCTGGAAGATCATGGGCTTCGACTTCAGCATCTCATCCAACAACCCATCAGAACAGGAGGTGAGACATAGCGCTTTACCCAGGCTGATTGGTCCAGTGCCTGACTGGGGTGGGTGGGCTAGAGAAGAGTAGGAGGGTATAGACAGAGCGGTGTGGTTGTCTCTGCTTAGACTCACCATTCTCTCATCTGTGTGTGAATCAGCCGACCTACACATGCAAGGAGTGGGACCCCAACCTGCCGTCCCTCTGCCTGCCTAACCCGGAGTACCTCGCCCCCGAGTACATCCTGTCCGTCAGCTGCGACTCCGCCTCCGACATGTACTCGTTGGGCGTGGTCATACACGCGGTCTTCAGCGAGGGGAAGCCCGTCTTCCAGGTTAACAAGCAGGACATCTTCAAAAGCTTCAGCAGACAGCTGGACCAGGTGAGCCTGACCGCaccgcctctctctctggcctgcATACTCAGCACATCTCCAAACTTCACTCTGTACAGGTTTGCCATGGCTTGTGGCCATGTTCAGTTTGTTACATTATAtcacatttgcttagcagaagtTCTCATCCAGATCGACTTGCGTAGCTtccatttttacatgctatccatttgcACCATTGGATATTTCAtgaggcagtttgggttaagtgccttgcttaAGGGTGTAACAACAGTGCCTCATCTGGGTATCAAACCCTGCCCCTTATATAGGTTGTGGTTATGATCAGGTTATGGTTGTGTTGTGGTCATGCTGCGGTCGCGTTGCGGTCCTGTTCTGACTCGTTGGTACTGTGCTCCCCCAGCTGAGCCGGCTGAGCCCGGGGGCCCTGACCAAGGTCCCGGAGGCGGTACGGGAGCACGTGAAGATGCTGCTGAGCGTCACGCCCAACGTACGGCCCGATGCTGACCAGATGACCAAGGCAAGTGGCAACCATGTCTGCCcctgtggtcatgtgacttaCACTCCCCACCCTCCTCACAGAAGAGTGACCAACCCCCGTCCAGGGCCTGacgcagcagctgcagcagccgTCCTCTGACTGTCACACACTGGGGAGAGGGTTCGAAGGGAAGGATGTGGCAGCCACAACACGATCCAGAAGCCACATTTCTACTGATATTGAATTATTGTCTGTGGTTGTAAGCATGTCTGCATGCAGGGATGTTATTATTACAGTACTGAAACACTAACAATGACAGTCGGCTGTGTTTATATTACAGCAGTGAAGTCTGCAGTGGTAGTCTGCTGAAACAGAGAttgtctgttctgttcattttacagtgttgtacactgacagagacagtcTGATGTTTATATTAAAGCACCGAAACACAGAGTGattctgcttcctgtgtgcCTCTGTCAGTGTGATCAGCAGAGGCATTCATGATACATTGTGAACGTAGAGGTGTTCATTTTTGGAAACTGTATTATTGTTATGGTGGATTATTTTGTGAAGTGCTGGTGTGTTTTGGTTGCAGGTGCCGTTCTTCGATGACGTGGGAGCTGTGACTCTGCAGTACTTTGACTCGCTCTTTCAAAGGGACAACCTGCAGAAGTCCCAGTTCTACAAAGGCCTTCCCAAGGTCCTGCCCAAGTTGCCCAAGGTAAGTTGTGTACAGTCATTGGCTGCCAGGGGCAGACATTtaactgtgattggctgaaaggCTATTTGAGGATTGACCCTGCATTGTGAACTCTGATGgttcatttatatttgattGGAAAAATAAGAGATgcctttgaaaatatttgtcagGCTGGTATGAACTGCGGTTTGTGTGAAATAGGCTGTTTACCCTGATCTTTGACCTCTGTCATGTGGCGATCAGTCCTACTTCTGAGCTTTAACCTCTGTCACCCTCAGCGTGTGGTGATACACCGGATCCTGCCCGCGTTGACGTCTGAGTTTGTGAATCCGGACATGGTTCCGTTCGTCTTGCCCAACGTGCTGCTAATCGCTGAGGAGTGCACCAAGGAGGAGTACGTGCGTCTGATCCTGCCGGACCTCAATCCGGTCTTCAAACAGCAAGAGCCTGTGCAGGTACCACCATAACTCACCACCGCTATCCCACACAGAACCGCACAGCTCCATTCTCTCCACCCTCTCAGGACCAGACAGTTCCACTGTCCTCACTCtcccagaaacacacagctgcactgtcTGTACCCTCCTACAACCACACAGCTCCACTCTCTACCTAGTAGCGCTGAACCACTCCACCCCTCACTGTTCCTAACCAACCGAACACTCACCACTCTCATCATCCATCATCCATGCCATGAAGTTTGTAACTTCAACACCAAGGAGAAAACTAAATGCTTCAGGGCTCAGTTCCCACAACAAACAgctgatttgaaaatgtaaactaATCACATGCTgtggggtgtatgtgtgtgcttgtgtgtaagtgtgtgcttgtgtttctcaAATTATCACTCcctaaaaatgtaaacaaatgtaatggtTATTGTCCACAAAATGCATGATCATTGATCTGTGAGTTGAAAGAACGTCCAAAAATGAGGAAAGGAGGGGAACTGGAGGAAGAGTCAGGAGGTACATGAAGCAAAACTGACTTTTCCTCCCGCCCACTGAAATGCGCTGGTGCCACAGGGGTGGCTCTGGTGGAGACGCTGCTTAACTCAGTCGtgttgctgtttctctgtgtgttcctttTCCATGCTCCCAGGCCGGTAACATGGTGAGTGGCGTAGCCTTGTGCAGTGATGCATGCAGTGTTGACGTAATAAGCGCGCCTTAACCTTTGCTTGTCTCTGAAGCTGCCGCGCTGCCCGTCGCGGGCCCCACTGTCAGCAGTCCCCTTTCTGCTTGCAGATACTGCTGATCTTCCTGCAAAAGATGGACCTGCTGCTGACCAAGACTCCGGCGGAGGACATCAGGAACAGCGTGCTGCCCATGGTGTACCGCGCGCTGGAGGCCCCCTCCACGCAGATCCAGGTGAGCTGGGGTCTGACAGCAGTACTGTAAAACGAGGAGCTCTTGGAGGCAGTACTGAAGTACAATGGCTGAGGCAGAACAGGGCAGACTCAAGGTCTTTGTAATGTAAGGAGATTGTGAGCTGTGAACATGCCGATGGAGGGTGGAAAGGTCTGTCCGGAGCAGGCAGAGGGGTCAGTATATCATCTCTCAGTGATCCATGTGCACAGGGTtttctgaccccccccccccccccccacaggaatTGTGCCTAAATATCATCCCAACCTTCGCCAACCTGATTGACTACCCGTCCATGAAGAACTCCCTGATCCCACGCATCAAATCCGCGTGTCTACAGACTTCCTCCCTCGCGGTGAGTTGCTCAATAATGACCCAAGACCTGTAGCACCATACCAGTCTCTTcccacagcagccattttgctgtgctgtgaagcACCTCATAGGCCACGCCCCCTTGCAACCCACAGGCCCTGCTCCCTAGCAACCAAAGGACCCTCTCTGCAGTGTCCCTTGATTCATAACACAAAGCCTAGCTTCCTGTGTCACTAGCCTCTTCCACCCATATACTTATAAACAGCTGCTCATGCTTGGGGAAGCTTTCAGTGGGGCCAGCCTCAAATGACCTGCATGGTGCGCCTGGATAactgtttgtgtctgttgtctAGGTACGAGTAAATTCCCTGGTGTGCCTAGGGAAGATTCTAGAGTACCTGGATAAATGGTTTGTCATCGATGAGATCCTGCCTTTCCTACAGCAGATTCCTTCCAGAGAGCCTGCTGTGCTCATGGGGATTCTGGGTAAGATCTTCCCActcatttacatacagttttAGGCCCGCGTTTTATTTTCGCAAAGGAATTGCTGGATATTTCTCCACTGACCAGTACAGTGCAGTAGAATAGCTTTAATAGTGAATTCTACCCTACAGCAGTAGGATAGCTGTGGTTGTATCTTCCTGCAGCAGCAAAACAGCTACACTAATTGATTGTTCTCCATAGGGATCTACAAGTGCACCTTTTCTCATAAGAAGCTGGGTATTCCCAAAGAGCACCTTGCTGGGAAGAGCCTTCCTCACTTGGTCTCCCTCAGCATCGACAACAACCTCAACCTTAACcaggtgaaacacacactcccacatggCGAACTGCACGTGATTTTCAGTTTAATCCCTCGTAGTCGTAATCAGAGATGTCCTGATctggatatgtttttttttttttcccccagtttaACTCCTTCATGGCCGTGATCAGAGACATGCTCAGTAGGATGGAGGCGGAGCACAAGACCAAACTGGAACAGCTGCATGTCATGCAGGAGCAACAGAGGTACCTGTCATTCCTCTAGTCTGTAGCCATAGAGATATCAGCTATGACGTCGGTCTCGTAGGGAAGTTCGCGTGAAAGGGGAATAACGCCTCTGTTGTGTGAGAGTGGTGACTCAGAGTCCTGTGTTCCTCCCCTCAGGTCGCTGAACATATCCAACCAGCTGAACCAACCAGAGGAGCCCAAGACCAGCCCGAGCCCCGTCAACCAGGTGAGAGCGCGTCGCCCTGGCAACATTGGGACATAGGTCATGACAAACACCCCAATAATAAAGCGAGAAGTCATTCCAGATGAGATATTTGCCTCTCCAGCCCCCTCCAAAGCAGTCATCTGTATGTAGATGTGGTTAATGGGGCGAACTGGTTTACTGATTATATGCAGTGTTGTCTCATCTGTTAGAATGGAGTGTGTATTGGGCACCTGCTTGTGGTTTGCGCtcattatgtatttgtgtattcgAGGAAGATACGCGTCTCAATGAGGAGTTGTCTAATGTaccttttgctctctctcacacaaacacacacacacacacacacacacacacacacagtgatatgTGTGCTGGATATTGAGGCTTATCTGTTTCTGCAGATTGACCAAATCTTTGGAGGAAACCCTGTGAGTAGCGCACCGCAGGGGAAAGAGAATGGATCGTCTGTCACTGCATCCCAGCCGTCCAGAGTAAGTactgtctgtgtgcctctgtcttTCAGTCAGTACAccgtctgtctgtgtcagggtTTAGACTGagtctgtctccctgtgtctgcgtGACCCGTTTCTGTTTGTGTAACGTCTCTCTCGGTCCCTCTGTGCTCCAGGTGTCTCTGACCCTAGAGGAGAAGCAGCGTCTGGcgaaggagcaggagcaggcgGCCAAACTGAGGAGCCAGCAACCCCTCGCCCCACAGGTCATCAAACCAGCCACGCCCACCTCCCAGGTAACTGACCACACCCGCCACTCGTACATAAAGCCCACACAGGCAGTCACAAGTAAGCTGTTGTTCACCATTCTGGGTGGGATGCAGAGCCCTCTGCCCACCGTGTCCCCCTCCTGCCAGTGTTGTCATTCccagtgcttctaatattgtcttcttatatggctttttgcttgtgttgtactctgcgTCATGTGTTAAGGATAAAGGCTTCTgcctaatgaataaatgtaaatgtaattatgatttTGTTTCTCCATACCTGCCAGGCAAAGGATCTGACCAGCAGCCTGCTGAACAACATGACGTCACTGAGCAACCTGTCACTCGGTGCCGGCACCAGGCCGGGACCCACGCAGGCCGGGACCATCTCCTCCGGCCTCTCCTCAGCGGCCCCCATGGGCGGGGTGGGCGCCATGGGAACCATGACCAATGGCTTCGGCTCCGGGATGGGCTTCCCGTCGCCGGGCGTGAATATGGGCGTGCGCCCGGCGGGCCCCGGCATGTACGGGGGCATggccaccaccaccagcaccccGAACTTCTCGGCGCTGTCCCAGAGCCAGCCCAGCAAGCCGGACATGTCCGCCCTCGACTCCCTCTTCACCTCGCAGAAGCCCAAAGTCACCCTCAACCAAATGGCCCCCATGTCCGCCCCCATGTCGGCCCCCAGCCCGTGGCTGAACCAGTTCGGCGCCCAGCAGCCCCCGCAGGCCGCGCCCCTGCCCATGGGCGGGGTGCAGGGCGGCTTCGGCGTGCAGGCCAACCCCTTCTTCAACCCGCAGAACTTCGCCCAGCCCACCCCGGCGGCCGCGCCCGCCATGAACCCCGGGGCCGTCCGGCACAGCGCCTCCGTCAACAACGACCTGAAGGACCTGTTCGGATAGGTGTCCGTCGCGCCGCCCGCGCGCCTGTGctctctcagcactgacacCGGCGGGGGAGGAAGCTTAGAAAAGAGGGGTGACTTTGGGTGGACGGAAACGCGGTGTCGTTGATTGAATCCAAGCGAGGACCTGAGCTTATTGATAAACATAACGTGATCTGATCGAGAGGGTGGAAGGTCGGTTCGGACTGTGGGTGGGGAGTGCGGAGTGGAGCCTCAGCCTTTGGCACCGCTTCCTCTTCAGATCTCACAGGGCAGAAGAAGACCTCTCTACCACATCTGATCAGATACAATATCTTAGCCACAAACCCTTTTAAATGCCTTGTAGATCAACAAATCATGTGCTTAGGTATAATGTTTGATCACAAACCTGAGGTTTAACTACCGTGTCCCATTAGTATTGCTGGGGTTTAGATACCATTCCCACCTACTTCCCTGGGCTGTAGGTTTCCATGCCTGATCCATAATCTTGTGGTTTAGGTACCATCTCCAGCCCATACCTCTGGGGTCTGCTCTGAATCCCATCAGTAGCCCTGAGGTTTGGGTCAAGATGGGTTGATGAAGTATTCGTTGTGCTGTAGATTTTCATATCAACATTTTGTGGCGTACGAGTGGGTACGGTTAGACTCCCGTAACCACGGCAGACGCAGACAGCAGACCCTGACCTGCCTGCCAGTCTCCATAGCAACGGGAGTTCcctcccatccctccctccctccaatTCGTTCGCTCTGGACCACCGCCACGTGGCATCTCTGTTACCTTTCCTTCTCCGCACCAAAGCAAAGCTGTCCGAACACTACAGCATGACAGACCCGCAGACCTTCTCTCTCTTGTGTGGACGCAGCGGCCTGGTTACTGGTTGTACACGTTGGGCAGCCTTGCTCTGAGAGCCCCACCAGTCGTGCTGCTGTTCTTGGCAGCTTTGCTTTTGAAGGTAGAGGGCgaattttgttgctgttgtcagtTTACTGGGACCGTTTGGTGTGGCCCTGGTTGTGTGGCAGGCACTCTCCtcttgctcttcctcttcctgttcctcctcctcctctctgtccagcGCCGTCGGTTTCCCTGCTGAGTGAGAGGGTGATTGTCAGTGGCCTCCTTGCAGAGTGTGAGTGACAGGGTGAATCCCATCGGCCTTGCTTTGAGAGAAGGAGATTGCATGCATTTAGTTTGCTTGCGATGTGAGAGTGAAAGGGTGAGTACTGTTGACTTTGCGATGTGAGAGTGAAAGGGTGAATGCTTTTGCATTCTTTGTGCTGTGAGAATAAAAGTGTGAATGCTTTTGGATTATGGTGTGGGAAATTGAGAGGGTTGATGGGTTGAGGGTTGACTTCTTGGCTTGGGAAACAAAGCGAGTGATCTGCATATAACGTGGCCATGACTGGCTGGTCAAACAGAAGCTGCCATGGCTGTACTTTGAGTTTCTGAAGGAAAATAtgtggtgtctttttttttttttttttcccttttgtgtgtgtgtgtgtgtgtgtgtgtgtgtgtgtttgggtgcacTGGTGGCCTCTTTGCAGAAGttgtctttctccccctctctgctctgtgtgcgtgtgtgtgtgtgtttgtgtgtgcgtcagCCTTTAGTGCAGCTTTGTGGGTCTCTTCCCCCTGTGCTGGTTCTGTATGCAGCTCTCTGCTCCAGCGTCGGTCTGCAGGGCTCCCCCTCCGTCAGACGGGTGACGCTCTGTGTAGTCGCCACAGCTCACGTCTCTCCCGCCCACTTAACGTTACAGGCGCCCTATATCACAGTGAACGCAAAGAGGTTTTAAAGGTATTTATAACGGTGTGATATATTGGGTGAGCCGCAAACGATGTACAATGAACAGTATAATGTGAATATGAAGGAAGTGTTTGAATGAAGATACTTGATACTTTATGTCCTGAGTGGTGTGCTAATTTAAGGggacctgtttttttattttttatttcctgctgtTAATGTAA
The sequence above is a segment of the Megalops cyprinoides isolate fMegCyp1 chromosome 23, fMegCyp1.pri, whole genome shotgun sequence genome. Coding sequences within it:
- the scyl2 gene encoding SCY1-like protein 2 isoform X1, with product MESMLNKLKSTVTKVTADVTSAVMGNPVTREFEVGRHIASGGPGLSWRIYSGSKKSTKQEVAVFVFDKKIIDKYQKFEKDQIIDSLKKGVQQLTRLRHPRLLTVQHPLEESRDCLAFCTEPVFASLANVLGQWENLPSPVPTEIKEYKLYDVETKYGLLQISEGLAFLHSGVKMVHGNLCLENIIINKSGSWKIMGFDFSISSNNPSEQEPTYTCKEWDPNLPSLCLPNPEYLAPEYILSVSCDSASDMYSLGVVIHAVFSEGKPVFQVNKQDIFKSFSRQLDQLSRLSPGALTKVPEAVREHVKMLLSVTPNVRPDADQMTKVPFFDDVGAVTLQYFDSLFQRDNLQKSQFYKGLPKVLPKLPKRVVIHRILPALTSEFVNPDMVPFVLPNVLLIAEECTKEEYVRLILPDLNPVFKQQEPVQAGNMILLIFLQKMDLLLTKTPAEDIRNSVLPMVYRALEAPSTQIQELCLNIIPTFANLIDYPSMKNSLIPRIKSACLQTSSLAVRVNSLVCLGKILEYLDKWFVIDEILPFLQQIPSREPAVLMGILGIYKCTFSHKKLGIPKEHLAGKSLPHLVSLSIDNNLNLNQFNSFMAVIRDMLSRMEAEHKTKLEQLHVMQEQQRSLNISNQLNQPEEPKTSPSPVNQIDQIFGGNPVSSAPQGKENGSSVTASQPSRVSLTLEEKQRLAKEQEQAAKLRSQQPLAPQVIKPATPTSQAKDLTSSLLNNMTSLSNLSLGAGTRPGPTQAGTISSGLSSAAPMGGVGAMGTMTNGFGSGMGFPSPGVNMGVRPAGPGMYGGMATTTSTPNFSALSQSQPSKPDMSALDSLFTSQKPKVTLNQMAPMSAPMSAPSPWLNQFGAQQPPQAAPLPMGGVQGGFGVQANPFFNPQNFAQPTPAAAPAMNPGAVRHSASVNNDLKDLFG
- the scyl2 gene encoding SCY1-like protein 2 isoform X2 — translated: MESMLNKLKSTVTKVTADVTSAVMGNPVTREFEVGRHIASGGPGLSWRIYSGSKKSTKQEVAVFVFDKKIIDKYQKFEKDQIIDSLKKGVQQLTRLRHPRLLTVQHPLEESRDCLAFCTEPVFASLANVLGQWENLPSPVPTEIKEYKLYDVETKYGLLQISEGLAFLHSGVKMVHGNLCLENIIINKSGSWKIMGFDFSISSNNPSEQEPTYTCKEWDPNLPSLCLPNPEYLAPEYILSVSCDSASDMYSLGVVIHAVFSEGKPVFQVNKQDIFKSFSRQLDQLSRLSPGALTKVPEAVREHVKMLLSVTPNVRPDADQMTKVPFFDDVGAVTLQYFDSLFQRDNLQKSQFYKGLPKVLPKLPKRVVIHRILPALTSEFVNPDMVPFVLPNVLLIAEECTKEEYVRLILPDLNPVFKQQEPVQILLIFLQKMDLLLTKTPAEDIRNSVLPMVYRALEAPSTQIQELCLNIIPTFANLIDYPSMKNSLIPRIKSACLQTSSLAVRVNSLVCLGKILEYLDKWFVIDEILPFLQQIPSREPAVLMGILGIYKCTFSHKKLGIPKEHLAGKSLPHLVSLSIDNNLNLNQFNSFMAVIRDMLSRMEAEHKTKLEQLHVMQEQQRSLNISNQLNQPEEPKTSPSPVNQIDQIFGGNPVSSAPQGKENGSSVTASQPSRVSLTLEEKQRLAKEQEQAAKLRSQQPLAPQVIKPATPTSQAKDLTSSLLNNMTSLSNLSLGAGTRPGPTQAGTISSGLSSAAPMGGVGAMGTMTNGFGSGMGFPSPGVNMGVRPAGPGMYGGMATTTSTPNFSALSQSQPSKPDMSALDSLFTSQKPKVTLNQMAPMSAPMSAPSPWLNQFGAQQPPQAAPLPMGGVQGGFGVQANPFFNPQNFAQPTPAAAPAMNPGAVRHSASVNNDLKDLFG
- the scyl2 gene encoding SCY1-like protein 2 isoform X3, yielding MVHGNLCLENIIINKSGSWKIMGFDFSISSNNPSEQEPTYTCKEWDPNLPSLCLPNPEYLAPEYILSVSCDSASDMYSLGVVIHAVFSEGKPVFQVNKQDIFKSFSRQLDQLSRLSPGALTKVPEAVREHVKMLLSVTPNVRPDADQMTKVPFFDDVGAVTLQYFDSLFQRDNLQKSQFYKGLPKVLPKLPKRVVIHRILPALTSEFVNPDMVPFVLPNVLLIAEECTKEEYVRLILPDLNPVFKQQEPVQAGNMILLIFLQKMDLLLTKTPAEDIRNSVLPMVYRALEAPSTQIQELCLNIIPTFANLIDYPSMKNSLIPRIKSACLQTSSLAVRVNSLVCLGKILEYLDKWFVIDEILPFLQQIPSREPAVLMGILGIYKCTFSHKKLGIPKEHLAGKSLPHLVSLSIDNNLNLNQFNSFMAVIRDMLSRMEAEHKTKLEQLHVMQEQQRSLNISNQLNQPEEPKTSPSPVNQIDQIFGGNPVSSAPQGKENGSSVTASQPSRVSLTLEEKQRLAKEQEQAAKLRSQQPLAPQVIKPATPTSQAKDLTSSLLNNMTSLSNLSLGAGTRPGPTQAGTISSGLSSAAPMGGVGAMGTMTNGFGSGMGFPSPGVNMGVRPAGPGMYGGMATTTSTPNFSALSQSQPSKPDMSALDSLFTSQKPKVTLNQMAPMSAPMSAPSPWLNQFGAQQPPQAAPLPMGGVQGGFGVQANPFFNPQNFAQPTPAAAPAMNPGAVRHSASVNNDLKDLFG